Proteins from a genomic interval of Hornefia porci:
- a CDS encoding DUF975 family protein: MNYYIINEPCGAIRANARQLMNNNWIQVVLGVALYYVLLAMVPEFFQNCVSFGAITQWNGYLQQNQTVSVIAAFYQMFFSGVFVAGLCSFLLYFVRLRDINPGYIFNGFEYYLKTFLLMIVMCVFIVLWSLLLIVPGIIAAFRYSQCFYVLADDPKKGIMQCINESKQMMTGNKMKLFLLDLSFIGWLLLSAIPMAVLMGIFQPDDNTISYFVIMFVGMIPVYFPIAYMQTADTIFYEMLTGHMRAADTTSHRPFNEADYYWNNGGGNGPSGNGDNGYRQAAGTPQQSQGVPQQPQGVPQQPQGVPQQPQGVPQQPQEVPQQPQGVPQQSQGTPSMRPLEQDSWGTSAAQSAPTEQPTAAPAEQPAPTEQPTAAPAEQPAPTEQPTAAPTEQPAPTEQPTKTE; this comes from the coding sequence ATGAATTATTACATTATCAATGAGCCCTGCGGCGCCATTCGGGCGAACGCGAGGCAGCTTATGAACAACAACTGGATTCAGGTTGTCCTGGGGGTGGCGCTGTATTATGTGCTACTGGCCATGGTACCGGAATTCTTTCAGAATTGTGTTTCCTTCGGAGCAATTACACAGTGGAACGGATATCTGCAGCAGAACCAGACGGTTTCGGTAATCGCGGCGTTCTATCAGATGTTCTTCTCCGGCGTGTTCGTCGCAGGACTTTGCTCCTTCCTTTTGTATTTTGTAAGACTCAGGGATATCAATCCGGGATACATTTTCAATGGATTTGAATACTATCTGAAAACATTTCTTCTGATGATTGTTATGTGCGTCTTCATCGTTTTATGGTCGCTTCTGCTGATTGTCCCCGGAATAATCGCAGCGTTCCGATACAGCCAGTGCTTCTATGTTCTGGCAGATGATCCGAAAAAGGGCATTATGCAGTGCATTAATGAGAGCAAGCAGATGATGACGGGGAACAAAATGAAGCTTTTCCTGCTGGATCTGTCATTCATTGGATGGCTTCTGCTGTCTGCGATTCCCATGGCAGTTCTGATGGGGATCTTCCAGCCGGATGATAATACGATATCGTATTTTGTGATCATGTTTGTCGGCATGATTCCGGTATACTTCCCGATTGCTTATATGCAGACGGCGGATACGATTTTCTATGAAATGCTGACCGGCCATATGAGAGCGGCGGATACAACATCGCACAGGCCGTTTAATGAGGCTGATTACTACTGGAATAATGGTGGAGGAAACGGACCGTCCGGAAACGGAGATAACGGATATCGGCAGGCAGCGGGGACGCCGCAGCAGTCGCAGGGAGTGCCGCAGCAGCCGCAGGGAGTGCCGCAGCAGCCGCAGGGAGTGCCGCAGCAACCGCAAGGAGTGCCGCAGCAGCCGCAGGAAGTGCCGCAGCAGCCGCAGGGAGTGCCGCAGCAGTCGCAGGGGACACCATCAATGCGGCCGCTGGAACAGGATTCGTGGGGAACGTCGGCGGCACAGTCAGCGCCGACGGAACAGCCGACAGCAGCGCCGGCGGAACAGCCCGCACCGACAGAGCAGCCGACAGCAGCGCCGGCGGAACAGCCCGCACCGACAGAGCAGCCGACAGCAGCACCGACGGAACAGCCTGCGCCGACAGAACAGCCGACAAAAACTGAATAG